The Zobellia alginiliquefaciens genome contains a region encoding:
- a CDS encoding SusE domain-containing protein, translated as MKKNLAFLYTSIVALAVLVTGCSDDDENIRVSETSSTQLTLSSTDALELTRDMTGETVISLNWTAPDFGFSGAVPTYNVVVGVDAATEATPIRVNVGNVLSKDFLAEELNEAVVEAGALAGLENEVQVWVEAMLGKDVVASSTAQTLTITGYATSFDLSSPWGLVGSAAPNGWDGPDVPVYSTAIANEFVAYATLVDGELKIRENNDWTVNYGGADGTLVLDGDNIQVTAGTYKIMFSLNDFSYGIEPFTWGLVGDATPNGWDGPDTPLTYDSSTDQWRTVVTLTDGEMKFRQNNDWTVNYGDTGLDGTLEENGDNIVVEAGNYLVSVDFTNNLYTLEPIDIWGLVGDAAPNGWDGPNMRFTPDYANEGVWILENVTLLDGEMKFRANDAWDLNYGDDDADGTLELDGANILVSAGTYTITLFLADADNPTYTIQ; from the coding sequence ATGAAGAAAAATTTAGCATTTCTATATACATCTATTGTGGCACTAGCAGTTTTGGTAACGGGTTGTAGCGATGATGATGAAAATATAAGGGTAAGCGAAACTTCCAGTACCCAACTAACCTTGTCTTCTACGGATGCGTTAGAATTAACAAGGGATATGACAGGTGAAACCGTAATAAGTCTTAATTGGACAGCACCAGATTTTGGTTTCTCTGGCGCAGTACCTACTTACAACGTAGTAGTTGGAGTAGATGCAGCTACAGAAGCAACGCCTATTCGCGTAAATGTGGGTAATGTATTAAGTAAGGATTTCTTGGCAGAAGAACTGAATGAAGCTGTTGTGGAAGCGGGAGCTTTGGCCGGTTTAGAAAATGAAGTGCAAGTGTGGGTAGAGGCCATGTTAGGTAAAGATGTTGTAGCTTCTTCAACTGCACAGACATTAACTATTACAGGGTACGCTACCAGTTTTGATTTAAGCTCACCTTGGGGCTTGGTTGGTTCTGCTGCGCCAAACGGATGGGATGGCCCAGATGTGCCTGTATACAGTACTGCTATTGCCAATGAGTTTGTAGCTTATGCAACCTTAGTAGATGGAGAGCTTAAAATACGTGAAAACAATGATTGGACTGTTAACTACGGTGGTGCAGATGGAACCCTGGTTTTAGATGGAGACAATATTCAAGTTACGGCAGGCACCTACAAAATCATGTTTAGCTTAAATGATTTTAGCTATGGTATTGAGCCGTTTACATGGGGCTTGGTTGGCGACGCTACACCAAACGGATGGGATGGTCCAGATACACCACTGACTTACGATTCTTCAACGGACCAGTGGAGAACTGTGGTTACCTTAACCGATGGTGAAATGAAGTTTAGACAAAACAATGATTGGACTGTTAATTATGGTGATACCGGCTTAGATGGTACTTTGGAAGAAAATGGTGATAACATTGTTGTAGAAGCTGGTAACTACCTAGTTTCTGTAGATTTTACCAATAACCTGTACACCTTAGAGCCAATAGATATTTGGGGCTTGGTGGGTGATGCTGCACCAAACGGCTGGGACGGACCTAACATGCGTTTCACGCCGGATTATGCCAATGAAGGGGTTTGGATTTTAGAGAATGTTACGCTGTTGGATGGTGAGATGAAGTTCAGGGCCAACGATGCGTGGGACCTAAATTATGGTGATGATGACGCAGATGGTACCTTGGAACTAGATGGTGCTAATATCCTTGTAAGTGCTGGTACCTATACCATTACTTTATTCTTGGCAGATGCCGATAATCCAACCTACACCATCCAATAA
- a CDS encoding family 16 glycosylhydrolase → MKTQTKISKLLLMMVFLYVTSSIFAQDGPYFKKGEDPIPENKSWRLIEDMSDEFNGTKVDQQKWQISGQGWIGRAPGLFLAENITVNNGTLNITTTKLQKPVVKHKKTFTHGGGYLGSRKGMTYGYYECEMKANKTFMSSTFWLINEGRNVVNCDKRTTELDIQESVGEITNDAEWMKNFDQAMNSNTHSRNIPDDCNYEKGSNKAKAELGGKVYDDFHVYGVWWKSKDEIIFFLDGKMQSKVKPPSDFDIEMYLRMVVETYDWNPVPEDGGMTGSKEDRTTSYNWVRSWELVEIKN, encoded by the coding sequence ATGAAGACACAAACAAAAATTTCAAAATTACTATTGATGATGGTCTTTCTTTACGTTACCAGCTCCATATTTGCACAAGATGGGCCATACTTCAAGAAAGGAGAGGACCCCATTCCTGAAAATAAGTCGTGGAGATTGATAGAAGATATGTCCGATGAATTTAACGGCACCAAAGTAGATCAACAAAAATGGCAGATTTCGGGTCAAGGGTGGATAGGTCGTGCTCCTGGATTGTTTCTTGCCGAAAATATAACTGTAAACAATGGAACTTTAAATATAACTACAACCAAGCTTCAAAAGCCAGTGGTCAAACATAAAAAAACATTCACACACGGTGGTGGCTATTTAGGTTCAAGAAAAGGCATGACCTATGGTTATTATGAATGTGAAATGAAGGCGAACAAAACTTTTATGTCCTCTACGTTTTGGCTAATAAATGAAGGAAGGAATGTAGTGAACTGTGATAAAAGAACAACGGAATTGGATATTCAAGAATCTGTGGGAGAAATAACAAATGATGCCGAATGGATGAAAAATTTTGATCAGGCAATGAACTCTAACACACATAGCAGAAACATACCTGATGATTGTAATTATGAAAAAGGGTCTAATAAAGCAAAAGCAGAATTAGGCGGTAAAGTCTACGATGATTTTCACGTATACGGCGTATGGTGGAAGTCTAAAGATGAGATTATATTCTTTTTAGACGGCAAAATGCAATCTAAAGTTAAGCCTCCCTCTGATTTTGATATTGAAATGTACTTAAGAATGGTTGTTGAGACATATGACTGGAATCCGGTACCTGAAGATGGGGGCATGACTGGCTCAAAAGAAGACAGAACAACTAGTTACAATTGGGTAAGATCATGGGAATTGGTTGAAATCAAGAATTAG
- a CDS encoding glycoside hydrolase family 13 protein produces the protein MKIVTTLILAMVLSFTQLAAQNAIERLEPPNWWVGMEYNTIELLVYGDEIAAFEVVLEPYENVQLQSIKKVANPNYLFLTLHIGDTAKPGNLQLDFKKNGASAFVQSYEIKERENNRKNIEGFNTTDAIYLITPDRFVNGDPSNDTVNGMVEKPNRKDKGGRHGGDVAGIVNHLEDIKDMGFTAIWTNPILENNMPSYSYHGYAITDFYKVDPRYGSNESFKAMCDQASEMGMKVIMDMIANHCGLEHWWMKDLPSNDWINQWDTYTQTNHRKTVVLDPYATKKDTKEFFDGWFVPTMPDLNQRNGSMAKYLIQNTLWWVEYSGISGIRMDTYPYPDMYFMRDWTAAVMAEYPDFNIVGEEWVLRPTIVSYWQKGKENANGYTSELKSVMDFPVQHALITSLNDPSSWNAVYEEIGQDYLYPDPNNLVVFPDNHDMSRIYTQLHEDADLVKLALTYITTIRGIPQIYYGTEVLMGNKGTEDHGIIRTDFPGGWAKDKINAFTGEGLSQSQLETKNYLTQLFNWRKDNNAVHNGKLLHFAPVNNTYVFFRYTNNEMVMVILNKDKNPANIDIKEYREVLKGKLSGKDILTGKLYKAADNLKISGKTAMIIEVE, from the coding sequence ATGAAAATTGTAACAACTTTGATATTGGCTATGGTGCTTTCTTTTACCCAATTAGCGGCCCAAAATGCAATAGAGAGATTAGAGCCACCTAATTGGTGGGTGGGTATGGAATACAATACCATAGAATTGCTGGTATATGGTGACGAAATCGCTGCTTTTGAGGTAGTTTTAGAACCCTATGAAAATGTGCAATTGCAAAGTATTAAAAAGGTAGCCAACCCAAACTATTTGTTCTTGACCTTGCATATTGGTGATACTGCCAAGCCAGGAAACTTACAGTTAGATTTTAAAAAAAATGGTGCATCCGCCTTTGTACAATCGTATGAAATAAAAGAGCGAGAAAACAATCGTAAAAATATAGAAGGTTTCAATACCACGGATGCCATCTACTTAATTACTCCGGACCGTTTTGTAAATGGCGACCCAAGCAATGATACGGTAAACGGAATGGTAGAGAAGCCAAACCGAAAAGATAAAGGAGGAAGACATGGTGGCGATGTTGCTGGTATTGTAAATCACTTAGAAGATATAAAGGATATGGGATTTACGGCCATTTGGACCAATCCAATTCTGGAAAACAATATGCCAAGCTATAGTTACCATGGCTATGCAATTACCGATTTTTACAAAGTAGACCCCCGATACGGAAGTAATGAATCTTTTAAGGCAATGTGCGATCAAGCTTCTGAAATGGGGATGAAGGTAATTATGGATATGATTGCCAATCATTGTGGGTTGGAGCACTGGTGGATGAAAGACTTGCCCTCTAATGATTGGATTAACCAGTGGGATACGTATACACAAACCAATCATAGAAAAACGGTAGTCTTAGACCCGTATGCCACTAAAAAAGATACCAAGGAGTTTTTTGATGGCTGGTTCGTTCCTACCATGCCCGATTTAAACCAGCGTAACGGGTCCATGGCCAAGTATTTAATACAGAATACACTGTGGTGGGTAGAATATTCTGGTATTTCTGGCATCCGTATGGATACGTATCCATATCCGGATATGTATTTTATGCGCGACTGGACTGCGGCAGTGATGGCAGAGTATCCCGATTTTAATATTGTAGGGGAAGAATGGGTATTGCGTCCTACAATTGTTTCGTACTGGCAAAAGGGGAAAGAGAATGCCAATGGCTATACTTCAGAATTAAAAAGTGTTATGGACTTTCCTGTTCAGCATGCGTTGATCACTTCATTGAACGACCCTAGTTCATGGAACGCTGTTTATGAGGAAATAGGTCAAGATTATTTGTATCCAGACCCCAATAATTTAGTGGTATTTCCGGATAATCATGATATGAGTCGTATTTATACACAACTACATGAAGATGCAGATTTGGTTAAGCTAGCGCTCACCTATATAACTACTATTCGGGGAATACCACAGATTTATTATGGTACGGAAGTATTGATGGGCAATAAGGGTACAGAAGACCATGGTATTATTCGCACCGATTTTCCCGGGGGATGGGCAAAAGATAAGATAAATGCCTTTACGGGGGAAGGTCTTTCCCAGTCACAGTTGGAAACTAAGAATTACCTAACTCAACTTTTTAATTGGAGAAAAGATAACAATGCTGTTCATAATGGTAAGCTTTTACATTTTGCCCCAGTTAACAACACCTATGTTTTCTTTAGATATACAAATAATGAAATGGTTATGGTTATATTGAATAAGGATAAAAACCCCGCCAACATAGATATAAAGGAGTATAGAGAAGTGCTTAAAGGTAAACTTTCCGGAAAGGATATTTTAACTGGAAAGCTTTATAAGGCTGCAGACAACTTAAAAATTTCAGGAAAAACAGCGATGATTATTGAGGTAGAGTAA
- a CDS encoding helix-turn-helix domain-containing protein has translation MIFSKILRQIFASDYYFKSFWIAILYLNISSLVAQTSFVIDYVPKETKQSDVLYLTGTFNNWNPADINYRFTRKVDGTYELRNKFFNGSWISYKITRGSWPTVEVKKDGTPLTVRKHSFNNAIEETLTLQVAGWSDLLKEQAEPKKVAIILTEIPQNTPPNSSLYICGNFNGWVPGDQRYKMKPIANGNYRVEVPVYTEPLEYKFTRGNWLTVEGNSYGRPIPNRILGSKEIRLGQPIKNSITYWEDQSYGIFNPYTLLLILTALQGFFLIFIINSNRNNNKWANQALSVLIFIISFTLISRVVIYDRVIYTDYPRLSLLTDLVFFLYGPIFLIYIERLLQHSKKSFRAYWPHFIPFLIQVIIYISFSFNPTHTFIEQNLFQSLESPPYAFYEVIVLLALMFNIWYWFRIKGKIKMYFKNIEVNYSTDQNIKYLNVIMMVLGICLVLWTVIVLVDIYSTYSDNPINYTANLLIDVLWAVFSVVVYLLGYFAIKQPEIFRMAVVEVEESKPEVNRSQINTDDLKELKQALHQKMIEEQVYLNPELSLPELAEKMDTNVHALSKTINAGYSKNFRDFVNYYRIQDFIERAQEEKYKNQTYLAIALAVGFNSKSSFNRSFKKVTDKSPREYFNDLRKS, from the coding sequence ATGATTTTCAGTAAGATACTTAGACAAATTTTTGCAAGCGATTATTATTTTAAGTCCTTTTGGATAGCCATACTTTATCTGAACATAAGCAGTTTGGTCGCTCAAACAAGTTTTGTAATAGATTATGTGCCAAAAGAAACCAAACAATCAGACGTACTATATTTAACGGGCACATTTAATAACTGGAATCCTGCGGATATCAACTACAGGTTTACGAGAAAAGTTGACGGAACATACGAGTTAAGAAATAAGTTTTTTAATGGTTCTTGGATATCGTATAAAATCACCAGAGGTAGTTGGCCTACGGTAGAGGTTAAGAAAGATGGAACACCGCTCACGGTAAGAAAGCACTCTTTTAACAACGCTATAGAAGAAACATTGACCTTACAGGTAGCGGGTTGGTCAGACCTTTTAAAGGAACAGGCCGAACCAAAAAAAGTAGCGATTATATTGACGGAGATACCCCAAAACACTCCTCCTAATTCTTCATTGTATATATGTGGTAATTTTAATGGTTGGGTACCCGGGGATCAACGCTACAAAATGAAGCCGATCGCCAATGGAAACTATCGCGTGGAGGTTCCTGTGTATACAGAACCGTTGGAATATAAGTTTACGCGTGGTAATTGGCTCACGGTAGAGGGCAATAGTTACGGTAGACCAATACCAAATCGCATATTGGGTAGTAAAGAAATTCGTTTGGGTCAGCCCATAAAAAACTCAATAACGTACTGGGAGGACCAGTCTTACGGTATATTTAACCCTTACACCTTACTTTTAATTCTGACTGCTCTTCAAGGCTTTTTTCTGATATTTATAATTAATTCCAATAGAAATAATAACAAATGGGCCAATCAGGCACTGAGTGTTCTCATTTTTATCATATCCTTTACATTAATTTCCAGAGTAGTAATCTATGATCGGGTAATTTATACAGATTACCCAAGGTTATCACTATTAACTGATTTGGTCTTTTTCTTATACGGTCCCATATTTTTAATTTACATCGAACGGTTATTACAACATAGCAAAAAGTCGTTTCGGGCCTATTGGCCCCATTTCATACCTTTTTTAATACAAGTTATTATATATATCAGTTTTTCTTTTAATCCCACCCATACATTTATTGAGCAAAATTTATTTCAATCTTTGGAATCTCCGCCCTATGCTTTTTATGAAGTGATTGTGCTTTTAGCATTAATGTTCAATATTTGGTATTGGTTTAGAATTAAGGGGAAAATTAAAATGTATTTTAAAAATATTGAAGTCAATTATTCTACTGATCAGAATATAAAATATTTGAATGTCATAATGATGGTGCTCGGCATTTGTTTGGTGTTGTGGACGGTTATCGTTCTAGTTGACATTTATAGTACATATAGTGATAATCCCATAAACTATACCGCAAATTTATTGATCGATGTTCTTTGGGCCGTTTTTTCAGTAGTGGTTTATTTATTGGGATATTTCGCTATAAAGCAACCGGAAATTTTTAGAATGGCCGTTGTAGAAGTAGAAGAGTCAAAACCTGAAGTAAATCGTTCGCAAATCAATACAGATGATCTAAAGGAACTGAAGCAGGCATTGCACCAAAAAATGATTGAAGAGCAAGTATATTTAAATCCAGAATTAAGTTTACCGGAGTTGGCCGAAAAAATGGATACCAATGTGCATGCCCTTTCCAAAACCATCAATGCGGGATACTCCAAAAATTTCAGGGATTTTGTAAACTATTATAGAATTCAAGATTTTATAGAGCGTGCACAGGAGGAGAAATATAAGAATCAGACCTACTTGGCCATAGCCTTGGCTGTAGGTTTCAATTCAAAATCATCATTCAATCGTTCGTTTAAAAAAGTAACCGATAAATCTCCTAGAGAATATTTTAATGATTTAAGAAAGAGCTAG
- a CDS encoding alpha-amylase domain-containing protein, giving the protein MKIKKYINLSLVALSVLIAACTNDDFSPLNVKEANDAEDMASGSAAARTEVQIPGDGVMMQAFYWDVTDGGIWWNNVESKLDSWSANGIDAIWIPPVSKGQSGGFSMGYDPADYFDFGDFQQHGTVETRFGNRAELENMIGTAHENNIAVIADIVLNHNSGGQLEYNEFRQIDTYTLFEPESGLFNRTWLNYLPNAENLEDEGRFGGFPDLDLNNDYVRDWLWRSEESVANYYMNTLGIDGWRFDYVKGFSPEVIKDWITTVGGYSVGENFDGNVEGVVGPWVEASGTNAFDFPNFFNMRNAFLNGNLNELVKPSLISTMPDKAVTFVGNHDTEARDGSNEFPDDFETHAYAYIMSAPGYPCVFYSHYEDSGEEQKAKINQLIQIRSKLAAGDWTVNHVSNQEFAAIRGGDAEKPGLVLYINLTDAEVTREVETHWLSANIKDYTEEYLIFEQSDANGTVTLKAPANGYAIWAATEDEQLAFPEALYVPGGYQGWDPSSAPMLNALELPNLAGTFRGHVSFTEANNEFKFTDAPNWDNGIFADEEDGASGVLASPGNNIVLSGPQDYEINVDLANNTWSANTWAIIGSAAPNGWDDPDTDMSYDFNRNVWTVSATLSDGELKFRANNGWDVNLGGTGTEGTLVDGGDNIAITAGSYQIDLDVTNRTFNLGSWAIIGSATPNGWDDSDTDMVYDMTNKVWTIITDLMPGEMKFRFNDTWDVNLGNSGAGNSLGQDGDNIMISTAGNYTIKLDVLSHTYDISLN; this is encoded by the coding sequence ATGAAAATTAAAAAATATATAAATCTAAGTCTCGTTGCATTATCAGTATTGATTGCAGCTTGTACTAATGATGATTTTTCACCTTTAAACGTTAAAGAGGCTAATGATGCCGAGGATATGGCTTCAGGTTCAGCGGCTGCTAGAACAGAAGTACAGATACCAGGTGATGGTGTTATGATGCAAGCCTTTTATTGGGATGTTACCGATGGAGGGATATGGTGGAACAACGTGGAATCTAAATTAGATAGCTGGTCAGCCAATGGTATTGATGCTATTTGGATACCGCCAGTTTCTAAAGGTCAAAGTGGTGGTTTTTCTATGGGTTATGACCCTGCGGATTATTTCGATTTTGGCGATTTTCAGCAGCATGGTACCGTAGAAACTCGTTTTGGTAATCGTGCCGAATTAGAAAATATGATTGGTACAGCGCATGAAAATAACATAGCTGTTATTGCAGATATCGTTCTAAATCACAATTCTGGTGGTCAGTTAGAGTACAATGAATTTAGACAAATTGATACTTACACTTTATTTGAGCCAGAATCTGGTTTGTTCAATAGAACGTGGTTAAACTATTTACCCAATGCAGAAAATTTAGAAGACGAAGGTCGGTTTGGTGGTTTTCCCGATTTGGATTTGAATAATGATTATGTACGCGATTGGTTATGGCGTTCAGAAGAATCTGTAGCTAATTATTACATGAACACCTTAGGGATAGATGGCTGGCGATTTGATTATGTAAAAGGATTTTCTCCTGAAGTCATTAAAGATTGGATAACAACGGTAGGTGGTTATAGTGTAGGTGAGAATTTTGATGGTAATGTGGAAGGTGTGGTTGGTCCATGGGTAGAAGCTTCTGGAACTAATGCATTCGATTTCCCTAACTTCTTTAACATGCGTAACGCTTTCCTAAATGGAAATTTAAATGAGTTGGTAAAACCAAGCTTAATATCTACTATGCCAGATAAGGCGGTAACTTTTGTAGGCAATCATGATACGGAAGCTAGAGATGGTAGCAACGAATTTCCAGATGATTTCGAAACTCATGCGTATGCCTACATTATGAGTGCTCCTGGGTATCCTTGTGTTTTTTATTCACATTATGAAGATAGTGGTGAAGAACAGAAAGCTAAAATCAATCAACTGATTCAGATTCGTTCAAAACTGGCTGCTGGGGATTGGACCGTGAACCACGTTTCTAACCAGGAGTTCGCAGCCATCAGAGGCGGTGATGCAGAGAAGCCAGGATTAGTATTATACATCAACTTAACTGATGCTGAGGTAACAAGAGAGGTAGAAACGCATTGGCTAAGTGCGAACATTAAAGATTACACAGAAGAATATTTAATTTTTGAGCAATCAGATGCTAACGGAACGGTAACCTTAAAAGCACCTGCCAACGGCTATGCAATTTGGGCAGCTACAGAAGACGAACAATTGGCCTTCCCGGAAGCATTGTATGTACCTGGTGGTTACCAAGGATGGGACCCATCTTCGGCACCAATGCTTAACGCTTTGGAATTACCAAACTTAGCAGGGACCTTTAGAGGTCACGTTAGTTTTACTGAAGCTAACAACGAGTTTAAATTTACCGATGCACCTAATTGGGATAATGGAATTTTTGCTGATGAAGAAGATGGTGCTTCGGGCGTATTAGCATCTCCAGGGAATAATATTGTTTTATCGGGGCCTCAAGATTATGAAATTAATGTGGACTTGGCCAATAACACATGGTCGGCAAATACGTGGGCTATTATCGGTTCTGCTGCACCAAACGGTTGGGATGACCCAGATACGGATATGTCTTATGATTTTAATAGAAATGTTTGGACCGTAAGTGCTACATTGTCAGACGGGGAGTTGAAATTCCGAGCCAATAATGGTTGGGATGTAAACCTTGGTGGCACAGGCACAGAAGGTACTTTAGTTGATGGAGGCGATAATATCGCTATAACCGCAGGTAGCTATCAAATAGATTTAGACGTGACCAACAGAACATTTAATCTTGGTAGTTGGGCAATTATTGGTTCGGCAACGCCAAACGGTTGGGACGATTCGGATACTGATATGGTTTACGATATGACCAATAAGGTATGGACTATAATTACTGATCTGATGCCCGGTGAAATGAAATTTAGGTTTAACGATACATGGGATGTCAACTTGGGTAATAGTGGAGCAGGTAATTCGTTGGGACAAGATGGAGATAATATAATGATTTCAACAGCGGGCAATTATACGATTAAATTGGATGTTTTGAGCCATACGTATGATATCAGTTTGAATTAG
- a CDS encoding RagB/SusD family nutrient uptake outer membrane protein: MIKKIIFGLIAVSVFVGCTDDLNTEPRVEQSLDNLLDSDPDATLGILGKLYGGLALHGIGIPGSDNQQADIAGDDPGETVFFRAIWNMQELTTDIAKNRWGDGGLDPLTTATNWVPTNKFFGYLYNRSYFNIAQINNFIIDVQKTDEPNADVYVAEARFLRALFYYYLMDTFGGVVIVTEADGVTGVSRVKSTRTEVFEFVESELLAVEEIMPANNEYGRANKAAVHMLLAKIYLNAEVYTGTDRYSDALTYSEKVLLESPFTLDDDYQSIFQGDNFTSPEIIFPIIGDKTNVQSYGTATYLTNGSLGDTTMPIAEFGNSDSWFGHRCTPAIYGLFGDLETTGDSRAIFWTDGHTYEMDDYRTWESGYPTTKFQNQYSDGSSGQSSFSDTDIPLFRLADAYLMYAEAYFRGGGGSVAQAVAYINTLRERAYGDTSGNITEADLTEQFLIDERARELYYEGHRRQDLIRFNRFTGGTYNWPWKGNVVDGTSIPDHYNLFPFPLEALQANPLLEQNPGYTN, encoded by the coding sequence ATGATTAAAAAAATAATATTCGGACTAATTGCAGTTTCGGTTTTCGTAGGCTGTACAGACGATTTAAATACAGAACCAAGAGTCGAACAGAGTTTAGACAACTTATTGGATTCAGACCCTGACGCCACCTTAGGAATCCTAGGGAAATTATATGGCGGATTAGCTTTACATGGTATTGGTATTCCCGGTAGCGATAATCAACAAGCGGATATTGCCGGAGATGACCCTGGCGAGACCGTGTTTTTTAGAGCTATTTGGAACATGCAGGAACTAACCACTGATATTGCTAAAAACCGTTGGGGAGATGGAGGATTGGACCCACTGACCACGGCAACCAATTGGGTGCCTACCAACAAGTTTTTTGGTTACTTATACAACAGAAGTTATTTCAATATTGCACAGATAAATAACTTCATAATAGACGTGCAGAAAACAGATGAGCCAAATGCCGATGTATATGTGGCGGAAGCCCGTTTTTTACGTGCCTTATTTTACTACTATTTGATGGATACCTTTGGAGGTGTGGTGATCGTAACAGAAGCAGACGGGGTAACAGGGGTTAGCAGAGTCAAGAGTACCCGTACGGAAGTATTTGAGTTTGTAGAAAGTGAATTGTTGGCTGTAGAAGAAATTATGCCAGCGAACAATGAATACGGTAGGGCAAACAAAGCGGCAGTACACATGTTATTGGCTAAAATTTATTTAAATGCCGAAGTGTATACAGGTACGGATAGGTATTCAGATGCGTTAACCTACAGTGAAAAAGTGCTTTTAGAGTCACCATTTACCTTAGATGACGATTACCAGTCAATCTTTCAGGGAGATAACTTTACTTCACCTGAAATTATTTTTCCAATTATTGGAGACAAAACTAATGTACAGTCTTATGGTACGGCTACCTATCTTACCAACGGTAGTTTAGGAGATACTACGATGCCAATAGCTGAATTTGGTAATTCCGATAGTTGGTTCGGTCACCGCTGTACACCTGCTATTTATGGCTTGTTTGGAGATTTGGAAACAACAGGAGATAGCAGGGCTATTTTCTGGACAGATGGCCATACGTATGAAATGGACGACTACCGTACTTGGGAAAGTGGTTACCCGACCACAAAATTCCAAAACCAATATTCTGATGGTAGCTCTGGGCAAAGTAGTTTTTCAGATACCGATATTCCCCTATTCCGTTTAGCAGATGCTTACCTAATGTATGCAGAGGCCTACTTTAGAGGTGGCGGTGGTTCTGTTGCTCAAGCGGTAGCTTATATTAATACCTTAAGAGAAAGAGCATACGGTGATACCAGCGGTAATATTACAGAAGCAGACCTTACTGAACAATTCTTAATAGACGAGCGTGCCCGGGAGTTGTATTACGAAGGGCACAGGAGACAAGATTTAATACGTTTTAACCGCTTTACGGGAGGAACTTACAATTGGCCTTGGAAAGGTAATGTGGTAGACGGAACATCAATTCCAGACCATTACAACCTATTTCCATTTCCTTTAGAGGCTTTACAGGCCAATCCATTATTGGAACAAAACCCGGGCTATACTAACTAA